The Mycobacteriales bacterium DNA window GCATCGGCTACGCCCGGGGCAACTTCGCCGAGCTGCTCTTCCCCGGCATCGTCGCGCTGACCGCGGTGCTCACTGCGCTGCAGTCGACGTCGTTCCCGCTGGTACTCGACTTCAGCTTCACGAAGGAGATCGAGGACCGGCTGCTGGCGCCGTTGCCGGTCGGCCTGGTCGCCATCGAGAAGATCATCTTCGCGACCGCCCGGGCGTTGGTGGCCGCCGCGGTGATGTTTCCGATCGGGGTCGGCGTACTCGGCTCGATCCCCTGGCGGCCGTCCGGGATCCCGCTGCTGATCGTGGGCCTCGTCCTCGGGGCACTGACCGGCTCGGCGTTGGGCATGTGCCTCGGCACCCTGGTACCGCCGGAGCGCATCAACATCATTTTCGCGGTGATCCTCACCCCGCTGCTCTTCACCGGCTGCACGCAGTACCCGTGGCCGTCGCTGAACAAGCTGGAGTGGTTCCAGTGGGTCACGGCCCTCAACCCGCTGACCTACGTGAGCGAGAGCATGCGCGCCGCTCTGGTGCCGTCCATCCCGCACATCAAGCCGTGGATCTGCATCGTCGTACTCATCGGGTTCCTGATCCTCTTCACCTACGTCGGGGTCCGTGGCTTCCTCCGGCGGGCGGTCGACTAGGGGCGAGATGCGGGGCAGGTACGACGGTGCAAGACTGCCGGGCGACCGTTAGTCC harbors:
- a CDS encoding ABC transporter permease yields the protein MSGPVTTAATPQTRPVSRAEPPPERANSTAAARALWAILRRDLYVTSRELPVFFAQVVLQPLFMLFVFGKILTSIGYARGNFAELLFPGIVALTAVLTALQSTSFPLVLDFSFTKEIEDRLLAPLPVGLVAIEKIIFATARALVAAAVMFPIGVGVLGSIPWRPSGIPLLIVGLVLGALTGSALGMCLGTLVPPERINIIFAVILTPLLFTGCTQYPWPSLNKLEWFQWVTALNPLTYVSESMRAALVPSIPHIKPWICIVVLIGFLILFTYVGVRGFLRRAVD